In one Mesorhizobium australicum genomic region, the following are encoded:
- a CDS encoding GNAT family N-acetyltransferase translates to MSVNDIAYLPENPAHDRAIEQINAEAFGPGRFTRAAYKIREGGPHERDLSYVAVHWGKVIGSVRMTRIAAGEGRALLLGPLAVIPDWKNLGIGRKLLDIVVTKAKEQGWGVVVLVGDEPYYGPLGFKKIPYGQISMPRPVDPERLLARELVEGSLAKLKGDVVHEDRAAKVVA, encoded by the coding sequence ATGAGCGTCAACGACATCGCCTACCTGCCGGAAAACCCGGCCCATGACCGCGCGATCGAACAGATCAACGCCGAGGCCTTCGGGCCGGGCCGCTTCACCCGCGCTGCCTACAAAATCCGCGAAGGCGGCCCGCACGAGCGCGACCTGTCCTATGTCGCCGTGCACTGGGGCAAGGTCATCGGCTCGGTGCGCATGACCCGCATCGCGGCCGGCGAGGGCAGGGCGCTGCTCCTCGGGCCGCTGGCCGTCATCCCAGACTGGAAGAACCTCGGCATCGGCCGCAAGCTGCTCGACATCGTCGTGACCAAGGCGAAGGAGCAAGGCTGGGGCGTCGTCGTGCTGGTCGGCGACGAGCCCTATTACGGCCCGCTCGGGTTCAAGAAGATCCCCTACGGCCAGATCTCGATGCCGCGCCCGGTCGATCCGGAGCGGTTGCTGGCGCGCGAACTCGTGGAGGGTTCGCTCGCGAAGCTCAAGGGCGACGTGGTGCACGAGGATCGCGCGGCGAAGGTGGTGGCTTAG
- a CDS encoding glutathione S-transferase family protein gives MGLLVDGIWQDKWYDTGKSGRFERVQSQFRDFVTVDGKPAPGRTRGFKAEPGRYHLYVSLACPWAHRTLIFRKLKKLEDAISVSVVHHFMGENGWTFLAEDGATGDTLYGLDYLHQIYTKADPTYSGRVTVPVLWDKQEQTIVSNESSEIIRMLNSAFDEWGDASLDFYPQALRGEIDAINAWVYPSINNGVYRCGFATKQDAYEEAFAELFAALDRAEDILSRQRYLAGDRMTEADWRLFTTLVRFDPVYVGHFKCNLRRIADYPNLSNYLRDLYQVPGVAETVNLHHIKHHYYGSHKTINPTGIVPVGPEIDFSAPHDRDRFGKV, from the coding sequence ATGGGACTTCTGGTCGACGGCATCTGGCAGGACAAGTGGTACGACACCGGCAAGTCGGGCCGGTTCGAGCGCGTGCAGTCGCAGTTCCGCGATTTCGTGACCGTCGACGGCAAGCCCGCGCCGGGCCGCACCCGCGGCTTCAAGGCCGAGCCCGGCCGCTATCATCTCTACGTCTCGCTCGCCTGCCCCTGGGCGCACCGCACGCTGATCTTCCGCAAGCTGAAGAAGCTCGAGGACGCGATCTCGGTCTCGGTGGTGCATCACTTCATGGGCGAAAACGGCTGGACCTTTCTCGCCGAGGACGGCGCGACAGGCGACACGCTCTACGGCCTCGACTACCTGCACCAGATCTACACCAAGGCGGACCCGACCTATTCCGGCCGCGTGACCGTGCCCGTGCTCTGGGACAAGCAGGAACAGACGATCGTCTCCAACGAATCGTCCGAGATCATCCGCATGCTCAATTCCGCCTTCGACGAATGGGGCGACGCGTCGCTCGATTTCTATCCGCAGGCGCTGCGCGGCGAGATCGACGCGATCAACGCGTGGGTCTACCCATCGATCAACAACGGCGTCTATCGCTGCGGCTTCGCGACGAAACAGGACGCCTATGAGGAGGCATTCGCCGAGCTGTTCGCAGCACTCGACCGCGCCGAGGACATCCTTTCAAGGCAGCGCTATCTCGCCGGCGACCGGATGACCGAGGCCGACTGGCGGCTGTTTACGACGCTGGTGCGCTTCGACCCGGTCTATGTCGGCCACTTCAAGTGCAATCTGCGCCGGATTGCCGACTATCCGAACCTGTCGAACTATCTGCGCGACCTCTACCAGGTGCCGGGTGTGGCCGAGACGGTGAACCTGCACCACATCAAGCACCACTATTACGGCAGCCACAAAACCATCAATCCGACCGGCATCGTGCCGGTGGGACCGGAGATCGATTTTTCGGCGCCGCATGATCGGGATCGGTTCGGAAAGGTGTAA
- a CDS encoding NUDIX domain-containing protein: protein MSAPSDPFRQTGWPGLRGRLFHLYFLFRRPMTLGARGIVYDRAANAVFLIEHTYVPGWQLPGGGVETGETMLQALERELFEEGNIELTGPPALVSLHHNRHASRRDHVGVYLVTDFRQTAPKSPDREIKAAGFFPVDALPEMTTGGTRRRIDEAIGGVAPSPYW from the coding sequence ATGAGCGCGCCGTCCGATCCGTTCCGCCAGACCGGCTGGCCCGGCCTGCGCGGCCGTCTGTTCCACCTCTATTTTCTGTTCCGCCGGCCGATGACGCTCGGCGCACGCGGCATCGTCTACGACCGCGCGGCGAACGCCGTCTTCCTGATCGAGCACACCTACGTGCCCGGCTGGCAGCTGCCGGGAGGCGGCGTCGAGACCGGCGAGACGATGCTGCAGGCGCTGGAGCGGGAGCTTTTCGAGGAGGGCAATATCGAGCTCACCGGCCCGCCGGCGCTGGTCAGCCTCCACCACAACCGTCATGCCAGCCGGCGCGACCATGTCGGCGTCTACCTGGTGACGGACTTCCGCCAGACCGCCCCCAAGTCACCCGACCGCGAGATCAAGGCGGCGGGGTTTTTCCCGGTGGATGCGCTGCCGGAGATGACGACCGGCGGCACGCGGCGGCGGATCGACGAGGCAATCGGTGGCGTGGCTCCATCGCCGTACTGGTAA
- a CDS encoding metallophosphoesterase family protein, protein MFRLAHISDVHLGPLPPVTYRQLASKRITGYINWQRTRSRSFHDGALGAIVADMKEAAPDHTAVTGDLMNLALAEEIAVSRKWLEMLGAPADVSVVPGNHDAYVPGALRKACEAWRPWTEGEHGWAKTNVNGFPYVRVRGRVAIIGVSSARATAPFLATGSFTDEQGRRLGRILHRAGEEGLCRVVLIHHPPVRGADPAHKRLYGIGTFQKVVRRHGAEVVLHGHTHLPTLNWIPGKGKSQVPVVGVAAAGESLGHEKPLAQYNLIEMEADEGAEWRIRLTRRGLVGPTGRVEQLSQQELIEPAKRAEATA, encoded by the coding sequence ATGTTCCGGCTCGCGCATATCTCGGATGTCCATCTCGGGCCCCTGCCCCCTGTAACCTATCGCCAGCTCGCCTCAAAGCGGATCACCGGCTACATCAACTGGCAGCGCACGCGCAGCAGGAGTTTCCACGACGGCGCGCTGGGCGCGATCGTCGCCGACATGAAGGAAGCTGCCCCCGACCACACCGCCGTCACCGGCGACCTGATGAACCTGGCGCTCGCCGAGGAGATCGCGGTGTCGCGCAAATGGCTGGAGATGCTGGGCGCGCCGGCAGACGTCTCGGTCGTGCCCGGCAACCACGACGCCTATGTGCCCGGCGCGCTGCGCAAGGCCTGTGAGGCGTGGCGGCCGTGGACGGAGGGCGAGCACGGCTGGGCGAAGACGAATGTCAACGGCTTCCCTTATGTCCGCGTCCGCGGCCGGGTGGCGATCATCGGCGTCTCCTCGGCGCGCGCCACTGCCCCTTTCCTCGCCACCGGAAGCTTCACCGACGAGCAGGGCCGGCGCCTCGGGCGCATCCTGCATCGCGCCGGCGAGGAGGGCCTGTGCCGCGTCGTCCTGATCCACCATCCGCCGGTGCGCGGCGCGGACCCCGCCCACAAGCGGCTCTACGGCATCGGCACCTTCCAGAAGGTCGTGCGCCGCCACGGCGCGGAGGTCGTGCTGCACGGCCACACGCATCTGCCGACGCTCAACTGGATTCCCGGCAAGGGCAAAAGCCAGGTCCCCGTGGTCGGCGTGGCCGCGGCAGGCGAGAGCCTCGGCCACGAGAAGCCGCTGGCGCAGTATAACCTGATCGAGATGGAGGCCGACGAGGGCGCCGAATGGCGCATCCGCCTCACCCGCCGCGGTCTCGTGGGCCCGACGGGCCGCGTCGAGCAATTGTCGCAGCAAGAGCTGATCGAACCGGCGAAGCGCGCCGAGGCTACGGCATGA
- a CDS encoding alpha/beta fold hydrolase, whose amino-acid sequence MSDTLHAREKGNGRETLVLLHGFGGHWMDWYDIQPDLARDARVLAYDLPGHARSLDHPAAGSASGMAKAILADLDQRGIARVHVAGFSMGGAVATLMALRAPDRVASLTLLAPGGFGPDISEDRLKNLASPGSTDGLRAAVNALGAPGFDMPTKNIAALAATRSLPGQEAKLVEIVGKIAKDGKQGEIPRDSLATLAMPVTVVWGTDDPVLPFSQSEGLPESFQLVVLPGIGHMLPEEARKSVIHAIRTTMRRAT is encoded by the coding sequence TTGAGCGACACGCTGCACGCGCGCGAGAAGGGGAACGGGCGCGAGACGCTCGTTCTCCTGCACGGCTTCGGCGGCCACTGGATGGACTGGTACGACATCCAGCCGGACCTGGCGCGCGACGCCCGCGTGCTCGCCTACGACCTTCCCGGTCATGCCCGCTCGCTGGACCATCCGGCGGCGGGGTCGGCCTCGGGCATGGCGAAGGCGATCCTCGCCGACCTCGACCAGCGCGGGATTGCGCGCGTGCATGTCGCCGGCTTCTCGATGGGCGGCGCCGTTGCCACGCTGATGGCGCTGCGCGCGCCCGACCGCGTCGCCTCGCTGACCCTTCTGGCGCCCGGCGGCTTCGGCCCGGATATCAGCGAAGACCGGCTGAAGAACCTCGCCTCACCCGGCTCCACCGATGGCTTGCGCGCCGCGGTCAATGCGCTCGGCGCGCCCGGCTTCGACATGCCGACCAAGAACATCGCTGCACTCGCCGCGACCCGCTCGCTGCCCGGCCAGGAGGCGAAGCTGGTGGAGATCGTCGGCAAGATCGCGAAGGACGGCAAGCAGGGCGAGATCCCGCGCGACAGCCTGGCGACGCTCGCCATGCCCGTCACCGTCGTGTGGGGCACGGACGATCCGGTGCTGCCGTTCTCGCAGTCCGAGGGCTTGCCGGAGAGCTTCCAGCTCGTCGTCCTGCCCGGCATCGGCCATATGCTGCCCGAGGAAGCGCGCAAGAGCGTCATCCACGCCATACGAACCACCATGCGACGGGCGACGTAG
- the leuA gene encoding 2-isopropylmalate synthase, producing MPDAPRKYQPYPFIDIPDRTWPSKRIETAPIWCSVDLRDGNQALIDPMGHDRKARMFKLLLDMGFKEIEIGFPSASQTDFDFARWAIEEAGVPDDVSLQVLVQCRPELITRTFESLQGARHPIVHFYNSTSELQRRVVFEKDVRGIKQIATDAAKMITDMAAKAGGGFRFEYSPESFTGTELDVALEICNAVTEIVNPTPDNKLILNLPATVEMSTPNIYADMIEWMCRNLDRRDSIMVSLHPHNDRGTGVAATELALMAGADRVEGTLFGNGERTGNVDIVTLALNMYTQGIDPELDCTDINRMKDVYEYSNQLKIPERHPYVGELVYTAFSGSHQDAINKGMKAIKKANKELWEVPYLPIDPKDVGRTYEAIIRINSQSGKGGIAYVLQADYGLNLPRNLQVEFSQHIQSITDAEGKEVPAKRIYEQFLERYVDQPKGRLKFVDHQTISDPENRQRRKVEATILDRGKEVTITGTGTGPIDGFVDALSRHVGVDMSVLDYSEHSMQRGSNAAAISYVEMEHPGGRLFGAGINTNIVAASLEAVVSAANRILEGRKAKA from the coding sequence ATGCCGGACGCCCCGCGCAAATACCAGCCCTATCCCTTCATAGACATTCCCGACCGCACCTGGCCGTCGAAGCGCATCGAGACTGCGCCGATCTGGTGCTCGGTCGACCTGCGCGACGGCAACCAGGCGCTGATCGACCCGATGGGCCATGACCGCAAGGCTCGCATGTTCAAGCTCCTGCTGGACATGGGCTTCAAGGAAATCGAGATCGGCTTTCCGTCGGCCTCGCAGACCGATTTCGACTTTGCCCGCTGGGCAATCGAGGAAGCAGGCGTTCCGGACGACGTCTCGCTGCAGGTGCTGGTGCAGTGCCGCCCCGAACTCATCACGCGCACTTTCGAATCGCTGCAGGGCGCACGCCATCCGATCGTGCATTTCTACAACTCGACCAGCGAGTTGCAGCGGCGCGTCGTGTTCGAGAAGGACGTGCGCGGCATCAAGCAGATCGCGACCGATGCGGCGAAGATGATCACCGACATGGCGGCGAAGGCGGGCGGCGGCTTCCGCTTCGAATATTCGCCGGAGAGTTTTACGGGCACCGAGCTCGATGTGGCGCTGGAGATCTGCAACGCCGTCACCGAGATCGTCAATCCGACGCCGGACAACAAGCTGATCCTCAACCTGCCGGCGACCGTCGAGATGTCGACGCCCAACATCTATGCCGACATGATCGAATGGATGTGCCGCAACCTCGACAGGCGCGACTCGATCATGGTCTCGCTGCACCCGCACAACGACCGCGGCACGGGTGTGGCGGCCACCGAGCTGGCACTGATGGCGGGCGCCGACCGGGTCGAGGGCACGCTGTTCGGCAATGGCGAGCGCACCGGCAATGTCGACATCGTGACGCTCGCGCTGAACATGTACACCCAAGGGATCGACCCCGAGCTGGACTGCACCGACATCAACCGGATGAAGGACGTCTACGAATATTCGAACCAGCTCAAGATCCCTGAGCGCCACCCCTATGTCGGCGAGCTGGTCTACACCGCCTTTTCCGGCTCGCACCAGGACGCCATCAACAAGGGCATGAAGGCGATCAAGAAGGCGAACAAGGAGTTATGGGAGGTTCCTTACCTGCCGATCGACCCCAAGGACGTCGGCCGCACCTATGAGGCGATCATCCGCATCAACTCGCAGTCCGGCAAGGGCGGCATCGCGTACGTGCTGCAGGCCGATTACGGGTTGAACCTGCCGCGCAACCTCCAGGTCGAGTTCTCGCAGCACATCCAGTCGATCACCGATGCCGAGGGCAAGGAAGTGCCGGCGAAGCGCATCTACGAGCAGTTCCTCGAGCGCTATGTCGACCAGCCGAAGGGTCGTCTGAAGTTCGTCGACCACCAGACGATCTCGGACCCGGAGAACCGCCAGCGCCGCAAGGTCGAGGCGACGATCCTCGACCGCGGCAAGGAGGTGACGATCACCGGCACGGGCACCGGCCCGATCGACGGCTTCGTCGACGCGCTGTCGCGCCATGTCGGCGTCGACATGTCGGTGCTCGACTATTCGGAGCACTCGATGCAGCGCGGCTCGAACGCAGCCGCCATCTCCTATGTCGAGATGGAGCATCCGGGCGGCAGGCTGTTTGGGGCGGGCATCAACACCAACATTGTCGCCGCCTCGCTCGAAGCGGTGGTCTCCGCGGCCAACCGCATCCTCGAAGGCAGGAAAGCCAAGGCTTGA
- a CDS encoding AbrB family transcriptional regulator: protein MGQQQADPTSRLAKLGWWALLVVLSVAFSALFEWADLPAGLLIGPMIAGIVVGVLGARLSLPPVALLGAQAIIGCLIAASLEPALFAALLDDWPILLGATLATLVASGGLGGLIARFGILPGTTAIWGSAPGAASAMVLMADAFGADARLVAFMQYVRVIMVSIAAALIARLFVDTSGIERSPVAWFPPLQWGPFMTTLAVALAGVVGGRLVRLPAAIFLGPMLLGIVVHAGFGLPLQLPHWLLAISYVLVGWSIGLRFDRKVLAHAGRSLPQVMLAVLLLIGFCGAVAWVLVHSLGIDPLTAYLATSPGGMDTVAIIAAASSSVDIAFVMAMQMMRFLIVLLAGPPVVRWLAERVREPD, encoded by the coding sequence ATGGGACAACAGCAGGCCGATCCGACATCTCGTCTTGCGAAGCTGGGCTGGTGGGCCCTGCTCGTCGTTCTTTCCGTCGCCTTCTCCGCGCTGTTCGAGTGGGCGGACCTGCCGGCCGGGCTCCTCATCGGGCCGATGATCGCGGGCATCGTGGTCGGCGTCCTCGGCGCGCGGCTCAGCCTGCCGCCGGTCGCCCTGCTGGGCGCGCAGGCGATCATCGGCTGCCTCATCGCGGCCTCGCTTGAGCCCGCCCTGTTCGCCGCCCTTCTGGACGACTGGCCGATCCTGCTTGGCGCGACGCTCGCCACGCTGGTGGCCAGCGGCGGGCTCGGCGGCCTGATCGCCCGGTTCGGCATCCTTCCCGGAACGACCGCGATCTGGGGCTCCGCGCCGGGTGCGGCCTCTGCGATGGTGCTGATGGCCGACGCCTTCGGCGCCGACGCGCGGCTGGTGGCCTTCATGCAATATGTCCGCGTCATCATGGTCTCGATCGCCGCCGCGCTGATCGCAAGGCTGTTCGTCGACACGTCGGGGATCGAGCGGTCGCCGGTCGCATGGTTCCCGCCGCTGCAGTGGGGACCGTTCATGACGACGCTCGCCGTCGCGCTGGCCGGTGTTGTCGGCGGCCGGCTGGTGCGCCTGCCGGCGGCGATCTTCCTCGGGCCGATGCTGCTCGGCATCGTCGTCCACGCCGGCTTCGGCCTGCCGCTGCAACTGCCGCACTGGCTGCTCGCCATAAGCTACGTGCTGGTCGGCTGGTCGATCGGGCTGCGTTTCGACCGCAAGGTGCTCGCGCATGCCGGCCGCTCGCTGCCGCAGGTCATGCTGGCCGTCCTCCTGCTCATCGGCTTCTGCGGCGCGGTCGCGTGGGTGCTCGTCCACTCCCTCGGCATCGACCCGCTGACCGCCTATCTGGCAACCAGCCCAGGCGGCATGGACACCGTCGCCATCATCGCTGCTGCGTCCAGTTCGGTGGACATCGCCTTCGTCATGGCAATGCAGATGATGCGCTTCCTGATCGTCCTGCTCGCCGGCCCGCCGGTCGTGCGCTGGCTCGCGGAGCGGGTCCGCGAGCCCGACTAG
- a CDS encoding cation diffusion facilitator family transporter: MTPKRRVARLAFWSIIVAFAVMALKFVAWWLTGSVALYSDALESIVNVIAAGAAFWAINVSHKPADQDHQFGHHKAEYFSAVLEGVLIVVASLLILAEVFRAWQAPVTLDEPGLGLGINAAAAAVNAFWAWLLIRAGRQERSPALVADGRHVMTDVVTSVGVLAGLLGAIATGWVFLDPLLALIVALNILFQGWKVITSSLSGLMDEAVPLDQNIRIREIISANSKGALEVHDLKTRIAGRATFIEFHLIVDADMRVGDSHAICDRIEEALKAEIPSVRVTIHVEPDDEAKLPLGTAAVPFA, encoded by the coding sequence ATGACACCCAAGCGCAGGGTCGCCCGGCTCGCCTTCTGGTCCATCATCGTCGCCTTCGCGGTGATGGCTCTCAAATTCGTCGCTTGGTGGCTGACCGGCTCGGTCGCGCTCTATTCGGACGCGCTGGAATCGATCGTCAACGTCATCGCGGCCGGGGCCGCGTTCTGGGCGATCAATGTCAGCCACAAGCCGGCCGACCAGGACCATCAGTTCGGCCACCACAAGGCGGAGTATTTCTCCGCCGTGCTGGAAGGCGTGCTGATCGTCGTCGCCTCGCTGTTGATCCTCGCCGAAGTGTTCCGCGCCTGGCAGGCGCCCGTTACCCTCGACGAGCCGGGCCTCGGCCTCGGCATCAACGCCGCCGCGGCGGCGGTAAATGCGTTCTGGGCGTGGCTTTTGATCCGCGCCGGCCGGCAGGAGCGGTCGCCGGCGCTGGTTGCCGATGGCAGGCATGTGATGACCGACGTCGTCACCTCGGTCGGCGTGCTCGCTGGCCTGCTTGGCGCGATCGCCACCGGCTGGGTGTTCCTCGATCCGCTCTTGGCGCTGATCGTGGCGCTGAACATCCTGTTCCAGGGCTGGAAGGTCATCACGTCTTCGCTCAGCGGCCTGATGGACGAGGCGGTGCCGCTCGACCAGAACATCCGCATCCGCGAGATCATCTCGGCCAATTCCAAGGGCGCGCTCGAGGTGCATGACCTGAAGACGCGCATCGCCGGCCGCGCCACCTTCATCGAGTTCCACCTCATCGTCGACGCCGACATGCGGGTGGGCGATTCGCATGCGATCTGCGACCGGATCGAGGAGGCGCTGAAGGCGGAGATCCCGAGCGTTCGCGTCACCATCCACGTTGAGCCCGACGACGAAGCGAAGCTGCCGCTCGGCACCGCTGCGGTGCCCTTCGCCTGA
- a CDS encoding anthranilate synthase: MSTEHLVDGAERFTTEGGVEVTRRRSPTPYEGAIDTYIDALSSRRGAVFSSNYEYPGRYTRWDTAIIDPPVAITAIGRNMRIEALNRRGEAMLPAIRKAVGALADVAVEEATAALIALKIAEPGRVFSEEERSRVPSVFTVLRAIVALYKTNDDANLGLYGAFGYDLAFQFDPVTLTLDRSRGQRDLVLFLPDEILVVDHYTARAWHDHYDFAAEGHSTDGLARGGEERPFKTSDRIPPRGDHEPGEFARLVDKAKLSFKRGDLFEVVPGQMFYERCETTPSEICRRLKTINPSPYSFFINLGDNEYLIGASPEMFVRVNGRRVETCPISGTIRRGDDAISDSEQILKLLNSKKDESELTMCSDVDRNDKSRVCEPGSVKVIGRRQIEMYSRLIHTVDHIEGRLREGMDAFDAFLSHAWAVTVTGAPKLWAMRFIEQNEKSQRAWYGGAIGMVHFNGDLNTGLTLRTIRIQDGIAEVRAGATLLYDSDPAEEEAETELKASAMLAAIREAKAGNAAVTQRMPARVGEGVNILLVDHEDSFVHTLANYFRQTGANVTTVRTPVPDEVFDRFSPDLVVLSPGPGTPADFDCKSTIKRSRARGLPIFGVCLGLQALAEAYGGELRQLHVPMHGKPSRIRINKQGIVFSGLPKEVTVGRYHSIFADPVRLPDEFLVTAETEDGVIMAFEHRNEPIAAVQFHPESIMTLGQNAGMRMIENVVAHLPRRAKVKAA; encoded by the coding sequence ATGAGCACGGAACATTTGGTCGACGGCGCGGAGCGCTTCACAACGGAGGGCGGCGTTGAGGTCACGCGACGACGCAGCCCGACGCCCTATGAGGGCGCGATCGACACCTATATCGATGCGCTGAGCTCGCGGCGCGGCGCGGTCTTCTCCTCCAACTACGAATATCCCGGCCGCTACACGCGCTGGGACACGGCGATCATCGACCCGCCGGTGGCGATCACCGCGATCGGCCGCAACATGCGCATCGAGGCGCTCAACAGGCGCGGCGAGGCGATGCTGCCGGCGATCCGCAAGGCGGTCGGCGCCCTTGCCGATGTGGCGGTAGAGGAGGCGACGGCGGCGCTGATTGCGTTGAAGATCGCCGAGCCCGGCCGGGTGTTCTCGGAGGAAGAGCGCAGCCGCGTCCCTTCGGTCTTCACCGTGCTGCGTGCCATCGTGGCGCTCTACAAGACCAATGACGACGCCAATCTCGGCCTTTACGGCGCGTTCGGCTACGATCTCGCCTTCCAGTTCGACCCCGTGACGCTGACGCTGGATCGCTCGCGCGGCCAGCGCGACCTGGTGCTGTTCCTGCCGGACGAGATTCTCGTCGTCGACCACTACACCGCGCGGGCCTGGCACGATCATTACGACTTTGCCGCCGAGGGCCACTCAACCGATGGCCTCGCGCGCGGCGGCGAGGAGCGGCCGTTCAAGACCTCCGACCGCATCCCCCCGCGCGGCGACCACGAGCCCGGCGAATTCGCCAGGCTGGTGGACAAGGCGAAGCTCTCCTTCAAGCGCGGCGACCTGTTCGAGGTCGTGCCCGGTCAGATGTTCTACGAGCGCTGCGAGACGACGCCGTCGGAGATCTGCCGCAGGCTGAAAACCATCAACCCGTCGCCCTATTCCTTCTTCATCAATCTCGGCGACAACGAGTATCTGATCGGCGCCTCGCCCGAAATGTTCGTGCGCGTCAACGGCCGCCGTGTCGAGACCTGCCCGATCTCCGGCACGATCCGCCGCGGCGACGATGCAATTTCTGATTCAGAACAAATCCTCAAACTGTTGAATTCAAAGAAGGATGAGTCCGAGCTGACGATGTGCTCGGACGTCGACCGCAACGACAAGTCGCGCGTCTGCGAGCCGGGCTCGGTCAAGGTCATCGGCCGGCGCCAGATCGAGATGTATTCGCGGCTGATCCACACGGTCGACCATATCGAGGGCCGGCTGCGCGAAGGCATGGACGCGTTCGACGCGTTCCTCAGCCACGCCTGGGCGGTGACGGTCACCGGCGCGCCGAAGCTCTGGGCGATGCGGTTCATTGAGCAGAACGAGAAGAGCCAGCGCGCCTGGTACGGCGGCGCGATCGGCATGGTGCATTTCAACGGCGACCTGAACACGGGCCTGACCCTGCGCACCATCCGCATCCAGGACGGCATCGCCGAGGTGCGCGCCGGCGCCACGCTGCTCTACGATTCCGACCCGGCCGAGGAGGAGGCGGAGACCGAACTCAAGGCGTCGGCCATGCTGGCGGCGATCCGCGAGGCCAAGGCCGGCAACGCCGCCGTCACGCAGCGCATGCCGGCGCGGGTGGGCGAGGGGGTCAACATCCTGCTCGTCGACCACGAGGATAGCTTCGTCCACACGCTCGCCAACTACTTCCGCCAGACCGGCGCCAACGTCACCACCGTGCGCACGCCAGTGCCGGACGAAGTGTTCGACCGCTTCAGCCCCGATCTCGTCGTCCTGTCGCCGGGGCCCGGCACGCCGGCCGACTTCGACTGCAAGTCGACGATCAAGCGCTCGCGGGCGAGGGGGCTGCCGATCTTCGGCGTGTGCCTCGGCCTGCAGGCGCTGGCGGAGGCCTATGGCGGCGAGCTGCGCCAACTGCACGTGCCGATGCACGGCAAGCCGTCGCGCATCCGTATCAACAAGCAGGGCATCGTCTTCTCGGGCCTTCCCAAGGAAGTCACCGTCGGCCGCTACCACTCGATCTTCGCCGATCCCGTTCGGCTGCCGGACGAGTTCCTGGTGACGGCCGAGACCGAAGACGGCGTCATCATGGCCTTCGAGCATCGCAACGAGCCGATCGCGGCGGTGCAGTTCCACCCGGAATCGATCATGACGCTCGGCCAGAACGCCGGCATGCGCATGATCGAGAACGTCGTGGCGCACCTGCCGCGGCGGGCGAAGGTGAAGGCGGCGTGA